The Pseudomonas sp. HOU2 DNA window CGCTGGCGGTGCCTTTGTCGAGGTCGATGTCCTGAATCTTGAACAGGCCCCAGCCGCGTTGCGACAGACGTTTCATGTAGTGCTCGAACACCGCGACGCCTTCCAGGCCGTGGCATTCGGCTTCTTTTTCGCACCAGTGCCAAGCGGACTTGTAGCCGGCCTTGTAGAGAATCTCGGCATAGGCGTCGGCGCCCAGCACTTCCTCGATGCCCATGTGGTTATTGACGAAAAAGTGGCGTGGCACGTAGAGCATCGGCAGGGCGTCGGAGGTCCAGACACCGGTTTCGCTGTCGACTTCGATTGGCAATTGCGGGGCGATCTTGGCCATGGAAACTTAACTCCAGAAAAATTTAGATTCAGTGTTGGCCGCTGCCCTCACCCCAGCCCTCTCCCCGAGGGAGAGGGGGCAGATCGGCGGCGGTCTTGAGTAAGCGTTACTCGCCCCAGACGTCTTTGAGGACGTTGACCCAGTTCTCGCCCATGATCTTGCGCACCACACGCTCGGAATGGCCGCGCTTGAGCAGGGTTTCGGTCAGGTTCGGGAATTCGCCGACGGTGCGGATGCCCAGCGGGTTGATGATCTTGCCGAAGCTGGTCAGACGACGGGCGTAGCCCTTGTCGTGGGTTAGGTATTCGAAGAAGTCCTGGCCGTGACCCTGGGTGAAGTCGGTGCCGATGCCGATGGCGTCTTCGCCGACGATGTTCATGGTGTATTCAATGGCTTCGGCGTAATCGTCGATGGTCGAATCGATGCCCTTGGCGAGGAATGG harbors:
- a CDS encoding DUF5943 domain-containing protein — encoded protein: MAKIAPQLPIEVDSETGVWTSDALPMLYVPRHFFVNNHMGIEEVLGADAYAEILYKAGYKSAWHWCEKEAECHGLEGVAVFEHYMKRLSQRGWGLFKIQDIDLDKGTASVKLEHSAFVYVYGKVGRKVDYMFTGWFAGAMDQILAARGSKIRTVAEQVYGGSEEGHDDGLFTVKPKQ